One segment of Olsenella uli DSM 7084 DNA contains the following:
- a CDS encoding M48 family metallopeptidase, translating to MNLRVRPDGTVAVSAPPRVPLSQIERFVRLKRPWIDSAVEARLRDRGAEAAKWREGHALPFFSDAVTLHMEEGASVLDKVLVRLSDDGCTLYVTVAAGLSPDERSREARRLVRRWQADRVREAAGPLLERHGDIMGVAHSALCVRHMRTRWGSCNVRSRKITLNAQLCELPPICLESVVVHELCHLLEPSHNARFHALMAHYFPDWRQARRLMGSHPPTG from the coding sequence GTGAATTTGCGCGTGCGCCCGGATGGCACCGTGGCCGTCAGCGCGCCGCCCCGTGTGCCCCTTTCCCAGATCGAGCGCTTCGTGCGACTCAAGCGTCCCTGGATCGACTCGGCCGTCGAGGCGAGACTGCGAGACAGGGGGGCCGAGGCGGCCAAATGGCGGGAGGGTCACGCCCTCCCGTTCTTCTCGGATGCCGTCACCCTGCACATGGAAGAGGGCGCGAGCGTGCTGGACAAGGTCCTTGTGAGGCTTTCGGACGACGGATGCACGCTGTACGTGACAGTTGCGGCGGGCCTCTCCCCCGACGAGCGCTCGAGGGAGGCCCGACGGCTGGTGCGCCGCTGGCAGGCCGACAGGGTCCGCGAGGCAGCAGGACCACTGCTGGAGCGCCACGGGGACATCATGGGCGTTGCGCACTCGGCCCTATGCGTGCGCCATATGAGGACGCGCTGGGGCTCCTGCAATGTGCGGTCGCGAAAGATAACGCTCAACGCGCAACTCTGCGAGCTTCCGCCCATCTGCCTCGAGTCCGTTGTGGTCCACGAGCTCTGCCATCTGCTGGAGCCCAGCCACAACGCCCGTTTCCACGCGCTGATGGCACACTACTTCCCCGATTGGCGCCAAGCGCGCAGGCTCATGGGCTCCCATCCGCCCACCGGCTAG
- a CDS encoding 5-formyltetrahydrofolate cyclo-ligase produces MASSCGEDASKNALRDAYLTLRASLTPRQRGRLEAQVVRHLTELEAYRSADLLLAYVAYRDEMDTRAMCERAWADGKSVALPRCEGGEQSLAFYVVDTLEGLAPGARGALEPVVDDGDVSLDPTALQTSVCLVPGLVFDAAGYRVGYGAGYYDNFLAGYVGTKVGVVHAMQVSGNPLPHDEHDVAVDVLVSDGAIWMCR; encoded by the coding sequence ATGGCGAGTTCCTGTGGAGAGGATGCGAGCAAGAATGCCCTGCGCGATGCCTACCTCACGTTGCGTGCCAGCCTGACGCCCCGGCAGCGCGGGCGTCTTGAAGCCCAGGTCGTACGCCACCTCACGGAGCTGGAGGCCTACCGCTCCGCAGACCTGCTGTTGGCCTATGTCGCCTATCGAGACGAGATGGACACGCGCGCGATGTGCGAGAGGGCATGGGCGGATGGGAAGTCCGTCGCGTTGCCACGCTGCGAGGGTGGGGAGCAGTCCTTGGCCTTCTATGTCGTCGACACGCTGGAGGGGCTCGCCCCAGGTGCCCGCGGTGCCCTTGAGCCCGTCGTGGACGACGGCGACGTGTCGCTTGATCCGACGGCCCTGCAGACATCCGTCTGCCTGGTGCCGGGTCTCGTGTTCGACGCGGCGGGCTATCGTGTCGGCTATGGGGCCGGGTACTACGACAACTTCCTGGCAGGCTACGTCGGCACCAAGGTGGGCGTCGTGCATGCGATGCAGGTCAGCGGCAACCCACTTCCTCATGACGAGCATGATGTTGCCGTCGACGTGCTGGTGAGCGACGGGGCCATCTGGATGTGCCGCTGA
- a CDS encoding type II 3-dehydroquinate dehydratase codes for MDNRSIAASVLKSVGGKANVVANSLCMTRLRLTIADPTLVDRKALASIPGVLGTVGRGANGLEVVFGPTAVRGVFDTFAKLTGLAATYDLPQDKDLASNFNVQVTSGSADTGPDVDAPADPSAARAGTPSGGGAKGAARGVEDETSLLIRMLEESERRIGGAPEAGVSPFPGPEAGDMRKLAHEGAPRLLVINGPNINMLGIREPELYGREDFATLLAVCHETAEEEGFADCLCYQSNHEGDLVDRIQDAYQEFEGIIINPAAYTHTSVALLDALKAVQVPAIEVHLSQVSEREDFRQRSFVRAACFETIMGEGIDGYAHAIRDMAAHLRRR; via the coding sequence ATGGACAACAGGAGTATCGCCGCATCGGTGCTGAAGAGCGTGGGCGGCAAGGCGAACGTCGTGGCAAACTCGCTGTGCATGACGCGGCTGCGCCTGACGATTGCCGACCCCACGCTGGTCGACAGGAAGGCACTCGCCTCGATACCGGGCGTGCTGGGCACGGTCGGTCGCGGGGCCAACGGTCTCGAGGTCGTGTTTGGTCCCACGGCGGTCCGCGGCGTGTTCGATACCTTTGCCAAGCTCACCGGACTGGCAGCGACCTACGACCTTCCCCAGGACAAGGATCTCGCGTCCAACTTCAACGTGCAGGTCACGTCAGGGTCCGCAGACACGGGCCCGGACGTGGACGCACCCGCAGACCCGTCCGCCGCGCGGGCGGGAACGCCCTCTGGTGGGGGCGCCAAGGGGGCCGCGAGGGGCGTGGAGGACGAGACAAGCCTGCTCATCCGCATGCTGGAGGAGAGCGAACGGCGCATCGGAGGGGCCCCCGAGGCCGGGGTCAGCCCGTTTCCTGGACCCGAGGCGGGCGACATGCGCAAGCTCGCCCACGAAGGCGCACCGCGCCTGTTGGTCATAAACGGTCCCAACATCAACATGCTGGGCATCCGCGAGCCGGAGCTCTATGGCAGGGAGGACTTCGCCACGCTCCTTGCGGTCTGCCACGAGACGGCGGAGGAGGAGGGCTTCGCCGACTGCCTCTGCTACCAATCGAACCACGAGGGTGACCTCGTTGACAGGATACAGGACGCCTATCAGGAGTTCGAAGGCATCATCATCAATCCGGCCGCCTACACGCACACCTCCGTTGCCCTGCTCGACGCCCTGAAGGCAGTGCAGGTCCCCGCCATTGAGGTGCACCTCTCGCAGGTGAGCGAACGCGAGGACTTCCGCCAACGCTCCTTCGTCCGGGCCGCCTGCTTCGAGACGATCATGGGCGAGGGCATCGACGGCTACGCCCACGCGATCAGGGACATGGCGGCCCACCTCAGGAGGAGGTAG
- a CDS encoding shikimate kinase — protein sequence MAAAERGAPFGLLGRRLGHSWSPTIHAALGSAPYALFEREPGEVERFVRRGSWRGLNVTIPYKADAFRLADEASPGARHLGAANTLVRRADGSVFADNTDLAGFAWMLERFCRRRLGGCAREALAGRKALVLGSGGASQAAQAVLAQAGARVSVISRRGPDGYDTLARRHSDASLIVNTTPVGMYPHCPASPVSEADLARLESLRGVLDVVYNPTRTGICLAAERLSIPFESGLAMLVAQARFSSELFQGRPLDDGMIGGLEREILSSVTNVVYIGMPGSGKTTSGKALARLLGRPFVDMDDAIGLELGVSAEEFIRTRGEAAFRAVETRMATRYGARSGLVIACGGGVVTRPENYDLLHQNGRIVLLDRPLSELSLRGRPLSQAKGVERIAHERQDLYHAWADVKLACTGSAAGDAARTRELLGI from the coding sequence ATGGCGGCGGCCGAGAGGGGCGCGCCCTTCGGGTTGCTGGGACGCCGGCTGGGCCACAGTTGGTCCCCCACGATACACGCCGCTCTCGGATCGGCGCCCTATGCACTCTTCGAGCGAGAGCCGGGCGAGGTCGAGCGCTTCGTCCGCCGCGGGTCGTGGCGCGGCCTCAACGTCACGATCCCCTACAAGGCCGATGCCTTCCGCCTGGCTGACGAGGCATCGCCGGGGGCCCGGCACCTTGGCGCGGCAAACACCCTCGTGCGCCGTGCGGACGGATCGGTCTTTGCCGATAACACCGACCTCGCGGGCTTCGCCTGGATGCTCGAGAGGTTCTGTCGGCGACGGCTCGGCGGGTGCGCACGTGAGGCTCTTGCGGGGCGCAAGGCCCTCGTGCTGGGCAGCGGTGGTGCCAGCCAGGCCGCGCAAGCCGTCCTCGCACAAGCGGGCGCACGGGTCTCGGTCATATCGCGCCGGGGCCCGGACGGCTACGATACGCTCGCCCGGCGTCATTCAGACGCCAGCCTCATCGTCAACACCACACCCGTCGGCATGTACCCCCACTGCCCCGCAAGTCCCGTCTCCGAGGCCGACCTTGCCCGGCTCGAATCGCTGCGCGGCGTCCTGGACGTCGTCTACAACCCCACGCGAACGGGCATCTGCCTCGCAGCAGAGCGCCTCTCGATCCCCTTCGAGAGCGGCCTTGCGATGCTTGTGGCACAGGCGAGGTTCTCCTCTGAGCTGTTCCAGGGCCGTCCCCTCGACGACGGGATGATTGGCGGGCTCGAGCGCGAGATCCTGTCGTCGGTCACCAACGTCGTCTATATCGGGATGCCGGGGTCTGGGAAGACGACGTCTGGCAAGGCCCTCGCGCGCCTGTTGGGACGACCCTTCGTCGACATGGACGATGCCATCGGCCTCGAGTTGGGCGTCTCGGCGGAGGAGTTCATACGGACACGGGGCGAGGCTGCCTTCCGTGCCGTCGAGACACGGATGGCCACACGCTACGGCGCCCGCTCGGGACTGGTCATCGCCTGTGGCGGCGGCGTCGTCACCAGACCAGAGAACTACGACCTCCTCCATCAGAACGGGCGCATCGTGCTGTTGGACAGACCCCTGTCCGAGCTGTCACTGCGAGGGAGACCCCTCTCTCAGGCGAAGGGGGTCGAGAGGATAGCCCACGAGAGGCAGGACCTCTACCACGCATGGGCGGACGTGAAGCTGGCCTGCACCGGATCCGCAGCGGGAGACGCGGCACGCACCAGGGAGCTCTTGGGCATCTGA